From a region of the Microbacterium sp. nov. GSS16 genome:
- a CDS encoding Hsp70 family protein: protein MGEYVLALDVGTTGVRTVIAGGAAHDELQVAPFAVGGERVDIPLLAFITADGDAVFGAEAEKRERERSERAVHGFTRGIGDAVPIVVGGFAIGSEELLARMVLWIVGTVAAQQGARPASIVLVHPTSWCGHRADAVRGCLRELDLDATLVPAAPVVVQQHASADSRSHTVCVYDLGGTSFEASLLRGGRMLGAPRVSDIGGVDIDSALLQHILSMLPASAVVDGTRPEMLAARHAVVAAKERLSHSSDVSVPVSFGGQGTSVRVTRSELESLAAAPIARTVEEVEQALEGEHLSVADLDEVILIGGCARIPLVAEMLSARLDVPLTVPDDPGLAAASAAASRVWHALQTERELAAPLVPEPAPVPQTVRRRPVRVRIPYGAAATLAAGAVIVAAGMVFAATTPLGSGSDRAQGASSDEPAGSGSPSVQRPASGYSVAAAAGAAAESGVRDGAGTPAEPDDSSHGESRDEEAAPSPRSGGRTVEPPTTDYASGSTRPVSSSTPSAPRGGTAVPPPSSGTPATQPDEPAPAPDPAPEPAPQPDPAPDPEPTSDPTPEPAPEPAPDPALEPAPGSGTEPAPEPAAPEPAAAPVATAAADTSAGPAPAESPVQPAQTASDPSAENAVL from the coding sequence ATGGGCGAGTACGTACTCGCGCTCGACGTGGGCACGACCGGAGTGAGAACGGTCATCGCCGGCGGCGCTGCGCACGACGAATTGCAGGTGGCACCCTTCGCTGTGGGAGGCGAGCGGGTCGACATACCCCTGCTCGCCTTCATCACCGCGGACGGTGATGCGGTCTTCGGCGCAGAGGCCGAAAAGCGTGAACGCGAGCGGTCTGAGCGCGCCGTGCACGGGTTCACCCGCGGCATCGGCGATGCGGTGCCGATCGTGGTGGGTGGCTTCGCCATCGGATCCGAAGAGCTTCTCGCCCGGATGGTGCTGTGGATCGTCGGCACCGTGGCGGCACAGCAGGGCGCGCGTCCCGCGAGCATCGTCCTGGTGCACCCGACGTCGTGGTGCGGCCACCGAGCCGATGCCGTGCGCGGGTGCCTGCGCGAACTCGACCTAGACGCGACGCTCGTGCCTGCAGCCCCCGTGGTGGTGCAGCAGCACGCGAGCGCCGACTCCAGGTCGCACACCGTCTGCGTGTACGACCTCGGCGGCACGTCGTTCGAGGCCTCGCTGCTGCGCGGCGGTCGAATGCTCGGCGCGCCGCGGGTGAGCGACATCGGCGGGGTCGACATCGATTCCGCCCTGCTGCAGCACATTCTCTCGATGCTTCCGGCATCCGCCGTGGTCGACGGCACGCGCCCCGAGATGCTCGCGGCCCGTCACGCCGTGGTCGCCGCGAAGGAGAGACTGTCGCACAGCTCCGACGTCTCGGTGCCGGTCTCGTTCGGCGGGCAGGGCACCTCGGTGCGCGTCACCCGGTCTGAGCTCGAGAGCCTGGCAGCCGCACCCATCGCGCGGACCGTGGAAGAGGTGGAGCAGGCTCTGGAGGGCGAGCACCTGTCGGTCGCGGATCTCGACGAGGTCATCCTGATCGGCGGCTGCGCCCGCATCCCGCTCGTCGCGGAGATGCTGTCAGCGCGGCTGGATGTGCCACTCACCGTGCCGGACGATCCGGGGCTGGCCGCCGCGTCGGCCGCCGCGAGTCGCGTCTGGCACGCGCTGCAGACCGAGCGGGAGCTCGCCGCACCCCTCGTGCCCGAGCCGGCGCCGGTGCCGCAGACGGTCAGACGCCGCCCGGTGCGCGTGCGCATCCCGTACGGTGCGGCTGCGACCCTGGCCGCCGGCGCCGTGATCGTCGCCGCCGGCATGGTCTTCGCCGCGACGACCCCGCTCGGCAGCGGCTCGGACCGAGCCCAGGGAGCCTCCTCCGACGAGCCGGCGGGCAGCGGATCGCCGTCGGTGCAGCGACCCGCGTCCGGATACTCCGTCGCAGCCGCCGCGGGAGCCGCCGCCGAGTCGGGTGTTCGAGACGGCGCGGGCACGCCGGCAGAGCCGGACGACTCCTCGCACGGCGAATCCCGGGACGAGGAGGCAGCGCCGTCGCCACGCAGCGGCGGACGCACCGTCGAGCCGCCGACGACCGACTACGCCAGCGGTTCGACCCGTCCGGTCTCGTCGAGCACCCCGTCGGCACCGCGCGGCGGAACGGCTGTGCCTCCGCCGTCGTCCGGCACGCCGGCCACTCAGCCCGACGAACCGGCTCCCGCACCGGACCCGGCGCCCGAGCCGGCGCCGCAGCCGGACCCAGCACCGGACCCCGAGCCGACATCCGACCCGACACCGGAGCCGGCACCGGAACCCGCGCCGGACCCCGCCCTCGAACCCGCCCCGGGAAGCGGGACTGAACCCGCACCCGAGCCGGCCGCACCCGAGCCCGCCGCCGCGCCCGTCGCGACAGCAGCCGCAGACACGAGTGCCGGCCCCGCGCCCGCTGAGTCACCCGTGCAGCCGGCGCAGACAGCATCCGATCCCTCAGCCGAGAACGCGGTCCTCTGA
- a CDS encoding LuxR C-terminal-related transcriptional regulator gives MTPPAAMSRPIAMLDDADPVVSPISWERQMGAVRGAIGQTAPRVVLVGTAGAGKSSGLQRLYELFRSQSRDARMLHDDPTTVADAPAQQILLVDDAHLLSDAQLQHLGERARDPEASLIIAQRPWPARPALRAITARLEQHAPAIVLGHVTRADIIDHLDARGRRLPETCIEHIVQTTRGVAWLAAAAVQHHDSRDCAHDRNHESLDDSVAELIIHRLDTIDERLRERIEEVCIAAPGTVHSADGEPDDWALRGYAHGLLVRSGEAAPIVRTAVRRAMPTRRLIDLCIRHPESLRDPDGLPALRDARVADALVSTADRMLRTDPRRASALYTAALRCGAPELPLAARRAAAAWSNGDLDEASAAVEDAIACAADDVPAEVSAVAAATWSARAMMREAHRVHQAIPPADQVTLANAAVAALGVGEADPSSSSTPAPLPTAIAVSATMLRRGLRATTAPDAMESSLADLVRSAEMYTRTGRSDALCELPAVVAAVVALNLGRLVTAQSVLDEALEGGHGGPWAQTRLLLWSAWVAVQRAHPAEARELLRRVETTGIARLSTRDALLLQAVRVAIARRYEDASGLDAAWQRARAVLLRADIDLYMLHPVAELITAGTRAGDADRVEPQVRAALQMVEALGSPPLWTAHLHWAVIQQGILLSRPDRLTPHAKALVAAAPHSRVAAGMAKAGRVWTDVLAGSVAADAVVAAAEGLAAVGLMWDAARLAGHGAARTPDRRMAAQLLACARELHPTDGTRRPEPTAGGDAEAIDRTAAEEVLSDREIEVARLVLQGKTYAEIGESIFISPRTAEHHIAHIRRRLGATSRSEMLARLRVLLGENDARAGHTTEPP, from the coding sequence ATGACCCCGCCCGCTGCCATGTCCCGGCCCATCGCCATGCTCGACGATGCGGATCCGGTCGTCTCGCCCATCAGCTGGGAGCGCCAGATGGGGGCGGTCCGCGGTGCGATCGGCCAGACCGCCCCGCGCGTCGTGCTGGTCGGCACAGCGGGTGCAGGCAAATCGAGTGGCCTGCAGCGGCTGTACGAGCTGTTCAGGTCGCAGTCCCGAGACGCGCGGATGCTGCACGACGACCCGACGACGGTCGCCGATGCGCCGGCGCAGCAGATCCTTCTCGTCGACGACGCCCACCTGCTCTCCGACGCGCAGCTGCAGCATCTCGGCGAACGCGCGCGGGATCCGGAGGCCTCGCTCATCATCGCGCAGCGTCCGTGGCCCGCGCGACCCGCACTTCGCGCGATCACCGCACGACTCGAGCAGCATGCGCCGGCGATCGTGCTCGGGCATGTCACCCGAGCCGACATCATCGATCATCTCGACGCGCGGGGCCGGCGCCTGCCCGAGACCTGCATCGAGCACATCGTGCAGACGACGCGCGGCGTGGCCTGGCTCGCGGCCGCCGCTGTGCAGCACCACGACTCCCGCGACTGCGCTCACGATCGCAACCACGAGAGCCTCGACGACTCGGTCGCGGAACTGATCATCCATCGCCTCGACACGATCGACGAGCGGCTGCGCGAGCGGATCGAGGAGGTGTGCATCGCCGCCCCCGGCACCGTGCACTCCGCCGACGGCGAGCCGGACGACTGGGCCCTGCGGGGATACGCGCACGGCCTGCTGGTGCGCAGCGGCGAAGCCGCCCCCATCGTGCGCACCGCCGTGCGCCGGGCAATGCCGACGCGGCGACTGATCGACCTGTGCATCCGTCACCCGGAATCCCTTCGAGACCCCGACGGGCTGCCCGCCCTGCGCGACGCGCGAGTGGCGGACGCCCTCGTCTCGACCGCGGACCGGATGCTGCGGACGGATCCTCGCCGGGCCTCCGCGCTGTACACCGCCGCGCTGCGGTGCGGTGCTCCGGAGCTCCCTCTGGCTGCGCGGCGCGCCGCGGCCGCCTGGTCGAACGGCGACCTCGACGAGGCGTCGGCCGCCGTGGAGGACGCGATCGCCTGCGCTGCGGACGACGTACCGGCCGAGGTCAGCGCGGTCGCCGCGGCGACGTGGTCGGCGCGGGCGATGATGCGCGAAGCTCACCGGGTGCATCAGGCGATCCCGCCCGCAGATCAGGTGACGCTGGCGAATGCGGCGGTCGCCGCCCTGGGCGTCGGCGAAGCGGATCCGTCCTCCTCCTCGACGCCGGCCCCGCTGCCGACAGCCATCGCCGTCTCGGCGACGATGCTGCGCCGCGGCCTGCGTGCCACGACAGCTCCGGACGCCATGGAGTCGTCGCTTGCAGATCTGGTGCGCTCAGCCGAGATGTACACCAGAACCGGGCGCAGCGATGCGCTGTGCGAGCTGCCCGCGGTGGTCGCTGCTGTCGTCGCGCTGAACCTCGGCCGTCTGGTCACGGCGCAGTCGGTGCTCGATGAGGCCCTCGAGGGCGGCCACGGGGGCCCGTGGGCGCAGACGCGCCTGCTGCTGTGGAGCGCCTGGGTCGCCGTGCAGCGCGCGCATCCGGCCGAGGCGCGAGAGCTGCTGCGGCGTGTCGAGACGACCGGCATCGCCCGCCTCTCGACCCGCGATGCGCTGCTGCTCCAAGCGGTTCGCGTCGCCATCGCCCGCAGGTACGAGGACGCGTCCGGGCTGGATGCCGCCTGGCAGCGGGCGAGAGCGGTGCTGCTTCGCGCCGACATCGACCTGTACATGCTGCATCCGGTCGCGGAGCTGATCACCGCCGGCACCAGAGCCGGTGACGCGGATCGCGTCGAGCCGCAGGTGCGCGCGGCGCTGCAGATGGTCGAAGCGCTGGGCAGTCCGCCGCTGTGGACCGCGCACCTGCACTGGGCGGTCATCCAGCAGGGCATCCTGCTCAGCCGACCCGATCGGCTGACGCCGCATGCGAAGGCGCTCGTCGCCGCCGCGCCGCACAGTCGCGTAGCGGCGGGGATGGCCAAGGCTGGCCGCGTCTGGACGGATGTTCTCGCAGGCTCGGTGGCGGCGGATGCGGTGGTGGCCGCCGCCGAGGGGCTGGCCGCGGTCGGTCTGATGTGGGACGCGGCGCGCCTCGCGGGTCATGGCGCCGCCCGCACGCCCGACCGCAGAATGGCCGCCCAGCTGCTGGCATGCGCGCGCGAACTGCATCCCACCGACGGCACGAGACGCCCCGAGCCGACCGCCGGCGGCGACGCGGAGGCCATCGATCGCACCGCGGCCGAGGAGGTGCTCAGCGACCGGGAGATCGAGGTCGCGCGGCTCGTGCTCCAGGGCAAGACCTACGCCGAGATCGGCGAGTCGATCTTCATCTCGCCGCGCACCGCCGAGCACCACATCGCCCACATCCGCCGACGGCTCGGCGCCACCTCGCGCTCGGAGATGCTCGCGCGGCTGCGCGTCCTGCTCGGTGAGAACGACGCTCGGGCGGGGCACACGACCGAACCCCCGTGA
- a CDS encoding IniB N-terminal domain-containing protein translates to MTSPVETIADALVAFILSLLRDPDAAEGFVASPEAALARNGLEDVCMADVAAVRPVIIDHPHVINQTSPPPPPSPAEHSGDVAVREIVRMIQQYTTNIDARSTILDQSVNQNIWTEGGDVTQVFDQDAVIASGDNAVAAGGDATVVDSDVDVTMGDVSIGNETNDGSFNQTGTQGETPDDVPAGDDAGASGEAPDAAQPDDDAADVADAATAAAGAAVDTAAQTGGQPAPVAAQPAPAPADVPEPADLLEGDMTAGGTDTYESDAASAAIDDQPVEIPVEDD, encoded by the coding sequence ATGACATCGCCAGTGGAGACCATCGCGGATGCGCTCGTCGCCTTCATCCTGAGCCTGCTGCGCGATCCCGACGCCGCCGAGGGCTTCGTGGCCTCACCCGAAGCCGCGCTGGCGCGGAACGGGCTGGAAGACGTGTGCATGGCGGACGTCGCCGCGGTCAGGCCGGTCATCATCGATCACCCGCACGTCATCAATCAGACGAGCCCGCCGCCCCCGCCGTCGCCCGCCGAGCACTCCGGCGACGTCGCCGTGCGCGAGATCGTGCGGATGATCCAGCAGTACACGACCAACATCGACGCGCGCTCGACCATCCTCGACCAGTCGGTCAATCAGAACATCTGGACGGAGGGCGGTGACGTCACCCAGGTGTTCGATCAGGATGCCGTAATCGCCTCCGGCGACAACGCCGTCGCCGCAGGCGGCGACGCGACCGTGGTCGACTCGGACGTCGACGTGACCATGGGCGATGTGTCGATCGGGAACGAGACGAACGACGGAAGCTTCAATCAGACCGGCACGCAAGGCGAGACGCCCGACGACGTGCCCGCGGGCGACGACGCCGGTGCATCCGGCGAGGCCCCGGATGCTGCACAGCCCGACGACGACGCCGCCGACGTTGCTGACGCTGCGACCGCGGCTGCGGGCGCGGCCGTCGACACGGCAGCGCAGACCGGTGGCCAGCCGGCACCGGTCGCCGCGCAGCCGGCGCCGGCTCCCGCCGACGTCCCCGAACCGGCCGATCTGCTGGAGGGCGACATGACCGCGGGCGGAACGGACACGTACGAGTCCGACGCGGCGAGCGCCGCGATCGACGACCAGCCTGTCGAGATTCCGGTCGAGGATGACTGA
- a CDS encoding dynamin family protein, producing the protein MPADVIADTEQLLRTARSVYAGDRDATALVDDLEVRLHEPLRLAIAGMVKAGKSTLLNALLGERIAATDTAECTRVVTWYRHSPTPRLTMHLRDGTVARMPVRRERGLLAFDLGGRAAEDIEWIDVGWPLEGLTSLILIDTPGIASLSTETSARTARFLTPDDAPSAADAVVYLMRHLHGSDVRFLEAFRDTAAGAGASVCALAVLSRSDEVGSGRIDSLLSARRVARRYERDGALGALALGVVPVAGLLAEGARTLRESEFIALRELAGLERRERESLLVSADRFVRESAATGLSVAVREELLGRFGIFGVRLATAVIRGGVTTSSELSDALIQQSGLIELQEVVQRHFRPRADVLKARSVVLQLQALVRRTPKPGCEAVLAGIERFTASAHTLRELALLAEARAHGLPLPAPQAREAELILGAAGVTASARLGLPDDASPDEISRRALEQIDHWRGLGADPSADRVRRDVISAVLRSLAEIASESGAVRALRPASHVDPSGRPGDPLGQDAAEQGEQHEGRLPRKKRLQWLSLGAQRHPLR; encoded by the coding sequence ATGCCCGCCGACGTCATCGCCGACACCGAGCAGCTGCTGCGCACCGCGCGGTCGGTGTACGCCGGCGACCGCGACGCGACCGCACTGGTCGACGACCTCGAGGTGCGGCTGCACGAGCCGCTGCGCCTGGCCATCGCGGGGATGGTGAAAGCGGGCAAGTCCACGCTGCTCAATGCGCTGCTGGGCGAGCGCATCGCCGCGACGGACACGGCCGAATGCACCCGGGTCGTCACCTGGTACCGCCACTCGCCCACGCCCAGACTCACCATGCACCTGCGCGACGGGACGGTCGCCCGGATGCCCGTTCGCCGCGAGCGCGGCCTGCTCGCCTTCGATCTGGGCGGGCGCGCCGCCGAAGACATCGAGTGGATCGACGTGGGCTGGCCGCTCGAGGGACTCACCTCCCTCATCCTCATCGACACGCCGGGCATCGCCTCCCTCTCCACCGAGACATCGGCCCGCACCGCGCGCTTCCTGACCCCGGACGACGCGCCGTCGGCGGCCGACGCCGTCGTCTACCTGATGCGCCATCTGCACGGCTCGGATGTGCGCTTTCTCGAGGCCTTCCGCGACACCGCGGCAGGGGCGGGAGCGAGCGTCTGCGCCCTGGCCGTCCTGTCGCGCTCGGACGAGGTGGGCTCCGGCCGCATCGACTCGCTGCTCTCGGCTCGACGGGTCGCACGTCGGTATGAGCGCGACGGCGCCCTCGGTGCCCTCGCCCTCGGCGTCGTGCCGGTCGCCGGCCTGCTCGCCGAAGGCGCGCGCACCCTGCGCGAGAGCGAGTTCATCGCGCTGCGAGAGCTCGCCGGCCTGGAGAGAAGAGAGCGCGAGAGCCTGCTCGTCTCGGCAGACCGCTTCGTCCGGGAGAGCGCAGCCACCGGCCTCAGCGTCGCGGTGCGCGAGGAGCTTCTCGGCAGGTTCGGCATCTTCGGGGTGCGGCTCGCCACGGCCGTCATCCGCGGCGGCGTGACGACCTCCTCCGAGCTGTCGGACGCCCTGATCCAGCAGAGCGGGCTCATCGAGCTGCAGGAGGTCGTGCAACGGCACTTCCGTCCACGCGCCGATGTGCTGAAGGCGCGCAGCGTCGTGCTGCAGCTGCAGGCGCTGGTGCGGCGGACGCCGAAGCCCGGATGCGAGGCGGTTCTGGCGGGGATAGAGCGCTTCACTGCATCCGCCCACACACTGCGCGAACTCGCGCTGCTCGCCGAGGCAAGAGCCCACGGCCTGCCGCTGCCCGCGCCGCAGGCGCGGGAGGCCGAACTCATCCTCGGCGCCGCCGGTGTCACAGCATCCGCTCGCCTGGGTCTTCCCGATGACGCATCGCCCGATGAGATCTCCCGGCGCGCGCTCGAGCAGATCGACCACTGGCGCGGGCTGGGGGCCGATCCGAGCGCGGATCGGGTCAGACGCGACGTGATCAGCGCCGTGCTGCGCAGTCTCGCCGAGATCGCGTCAGAGTCCGGCGCCGTCCGAGCCCTCCGGCCCGCGTCGCACGTCGACCCGTCGGGCCGACCAGGCGATCCCCTTGGGCAGGATGCTGCTGAGCAGGGCGAGCAGCACGAGGGCCGCCTGCCCCGCAAGAAGAGGCTGCAGTGGCTCTCCCTGGGCGCCCAGCGCCACCCACTCCGGTGA
- a CDS encoding dynamin family protein: MPGEHAAGEAKIVDVIHDVGDLAASSGRNDLAARLASTKQRLDDPAVRVIVVGEFKQGKSKLINALVNAPACPVDDDVATSVPTTVGYAEQPSAWVIERPAGGAGEPQRRRIPLEDLAQYVSERGNPANERGILSAEVLLPREILRGGLTLVDSPGVGGLESSNSLATLAALSSAHAVLLVSDASQEYTEPEVQFLRHAMRISPNVAAVLAKTDLYPEWRRIEEIDRAHLSGDQDIPIFSVSSDLRLLAAELQDRTMNDESGFPALVAHLRREVLGRAETIHTRGAVHDLISVVEQLEMSLRAELNALLNPEDTPRMIAELEAAKAKADDFRGRSARWQVLLTDGIADLVADMEHDVRDRLRKVQREAERAIDEGDPGPIWDQIREWLDQRVTAAVSETFVWTDERSRWLSEEVAELFSQDQADIPVSDVSDIRGVLDPVEDIAGLEAGQLSAGEKIYIGVRGSYGGVLMVGLVTGLVGMALINPLSLLAGVLVGRRAYREDMGNRLSRRQQEAKIIVRRYVDEVTFQVGKQLKDRLRLVQRTARDHFGALAEELHSSLSDALQRARQAASGFTSSRDQRVMLLKKRLAELERVRRSIPALPPAPAAIGQPQRAAVGERARD; encoded by the coding sequence GTGCCGGGAGAGCATGCAGCTGGGGAAGCGAAGATCGTCGACGTCATCCACGACGTCGGCGATCTCGCCGCGTCTTCGGGGAGGAACGACCTCGCCGCTCGACTGGCCAGCACCAAGCAGCGGCTGGACGACCCGGCGGTACGCGTCATCGTGGTCGGCGAGTTCAAGCAGGGCAAGAGCAAGCTGATCAACGCGCTCGTCAATGCTCCGGCCTGTCCGGTCGACGACGACGTCGCCACCAGCGTTCCGACCACGGTCGGCTACGCCGAGCAGCCGTCGGCGTGGGTGATCGAGCGACCCGCCGGCGGGGCGGGTGAGCCGCAGCGCCGCCGGATACCCCTCGAAGACCTGGCACAGTACGTCTCCGAGCGCGGCAATCCCGCGAACGAACGCGGCATCCTCTCCGCCGAGGTGCTGCTGCCCCGCGAGATCCTGCGCGGGGGCCTCACGCTCGTCGACTCGCCGGGTGTGGGCGGTCTCGAATCGTCGAACTCGCTGGCCACCCTCGCCGCGCTCTCGTCGGCGCACGCAGTGCTGCTCGTGTCGGACGCCTCTCAGGAGTACACCGAGCCCGAGGTGCAGTTCCTCCGGCACGCCATGCGCATCTCGCCGAACGTCGCCGCGGTCCTGGCCAAGACCGACCTGTACCCGGAATGGCGACGCATCGAGGAGATCGACCGCGCGCACCTCAGCGGCGATCAGGACATTCCGATCTTCTCGGTCTCGAGCGATCTGCGGCTGCTGGCCGCCGAACTGCAGGACCGCACCATGAACGACGAGTCGGGCTTTCCCGCTCTCGTCGCGCATCTGCGTCGGGAGGTGCTCGGCCGCGCCGAGACCATCCACACGCGCGGCGCCGTGCACGACCTCATCTCGGTCGTCGAGCAGCTGGAGATGTCGCTGCGCGCCGAGCTGAACGCCCTGCTGAACCCCGAGGACACGCCCCGCATGATCGCCGAGCTCGAGGCGGCGAAGGCGAAGGCGGACGACTTCCGCGGGCGCTCCGCGCGCTGGCAGGTGCTGCTGACCGACGGCATCGCCGACCTCGTGGCCGACATGGAGCACGACGTGCGGGATCGACTTCGCAAGGTGCAGCGAGAGGCGGAGCGCGCCATCGACGAGGGCGACCCCGGCCCGATCTGGGACCAGATCCGCGAGTGGCTGGATCAGCGCGTCACCGCCGCGGTGTCGGAGACCTTCGTGTGGACCGACGAGCGCTCCCGGTGGCTCTCGGAGGAGGTCGCCGAGCTGTTCAGCCAGGACCAGGCCGACATCCCGGTCAGCGATGTGTCCGACATCCGCGGCGTCCTCGACCCGGTCGAAGACATCGCCGGCCTCGAAGCTGGCCAGCTCAGCGCGGGGGAGAAGATCTACATCGGGGTGCGCGGCTCGTACGGCGGCGTCCTGATGGTCGGCCTGGTGACCGGGCTCGTCGGCATGGCCCTGATCAACCCCCTCTCGCTTCTCGCGGGCGTGCTCGTGGGCCGTCGGGCGTACCGGGAGGACATGGGCAACAGGCTGAGTCGTCGCCAGCAGGAGGCCAAGATCATCGTCAGGCGCTACGTCGACGAGGTCACGTTCCAGGTGGGCAAGCAGCTCAAAGACCGTCTGCGCCTCGTGCAGCGCACCGCGCGAGATCACTTCGGCGCGCTCGCGGAAGAGCTGCACAGCTCTTTGTCGGATGCCCTGCAGCGAGCCCGTCAGGCGGCATCCGGCTTCACGTCCAGTCGAGACCAGCGTGTCATGCTGCTCAAGAAGCGTCTGGCGGAGCTCGAGCGGGTACGCCGGAGCATCCCCGCCCTCCCGCCGGCTCCGGCGGCGATCGGTCAGCCGCAGCGCGCCGCCGTCGGCGAGAGGGCGCGAGACTGA
- the groES gene encoding co-chaperone GroES: MSVSIKPLEDRIVIQQVEAEQTTASGLVIPDTAKEKPQEGQVVAVGPGRIDDNGNRVPLDVAVGDRVLYSKYGGTEVKFGADEYLVLSARDVLAVVVR; this comes from the coding sequence GTGTCGGTTTCCATCAAGCCGCTCGAGGACCGCATCGTCATCCAGCAGGTCGAGGCAGAGCAGACCACCGCAAGCGGTCTGGTCATCCCCGACACCGCCAAGGAGAAGCCCCAGGAGGGCCAGGTCGTGGCAGTGGGCCCCGGCCGCATCGACGACAACGGCAACCGCGTTCCGCTCGACGTCGCCGTGGGCGACCGCGTGCTCTACAGCAAGTACGGCGGCACCGAGGTCAAGTTCGGCGCCGACGAGTACCTCGTGCTCTCGGCTCGCGACGTGCTCGCAGTCGTCGTCCGCTGA
- a CDS encoding class I SAM-dependent methyltransferase: protein MEMSELTALLTREGLALLDEVGAVESSADVARSVSRLRAAGHSPDLVSAVVGQAHLRVKARAKFGEFADRMLFTRAGLEQATRLSVATMHAVRLRRAGITRVADLGCGIGGDSLAFAGAGLDVDAVDADEVTSAIAAYNLAPFPGASVRQGVAEDSVPEQGAVWLDPARRTAGHSETTRTSPADWSPSLDWCFDVARRHPTGIKLGPGLDRDLIPDDVEAQWVSADGSVVELVLWSGELAREGIRRSALVMQAGQAHEITAPADAADEPVRALGAYLHEPDGAVIRARLIGEAARMLDAGMIDEQIAYLTGDAALTSPFVQSFRVRETMPAHVKTISQVLRAHDIGRLEIKKRGMDIDPAAFRKKLSLKGSNAATLILTRTAARRVAILADRV from the coding sequence GTGGAGATGTCTGAGCTGACTGCGCTGCTCACGCGTGAAGGTCTCGCGCTGCTCGATGAGGTCGGTGCCGTCGAGTCGTCGGCTGACGTCGCCCGGTCGGTGTCGCGGCTGCGCGCCGCCGGCCACTCCCCCGACCTGGTCTCGGCTGTGGTCGGCCAGGCGCACCTGCGGGTCAAGGCCAGGGCGAAGTTCGGCGAGTTCGCCGACCGGATGCTGTTCACCCGGGCGGGGCTCGAGCAGGCGACGCGCCTGAGCGTCGCGACCATGCACGCCGTGCGGCTGCGGCGCGCCGGGATCACCCGCGTCGCGGACCTCGGCTGCGGCATCGGCGGCGACAGCCTCGCGTTCGCCGGGGCCGGCCTCGACGTCGACGCGGTGGATGCCGATGAGGTGACCTCGGCGATCGCCGCCTACAACCTGGCGCCCTTCCCCGGAGCCAGCGTGCGTCAGGGGGTCGCCGAAGACAGCGTTCCCGAGCAGGGTGCTGTCTGGCTCGATCCCGCCCGGCGCACCGCGGGGCACAGCGAGACGACTCGCACGTCCCCCGCCGACTGGTCGCCGTCGCTCGACTGGTGCTTCGACGTCGCGCGGCGGCATCCCACCGGCATCAAGCTCGGCCCTGGCCTCGACCGCGACCTGATCCCCGACGACGTAGAGGCGCAGTGGGTGAGCGCCGACGGAAGCGTCGTCGAGCTCGTGCTGTGGAGCGGCGAGCTGGCCCGCGAGGGCATCCGTCGCTCGGCCCTGGTGATGCAGGCCGGGCAGGCGCACGAGATCACCGCGCCGGCCGACGCCGCCGACGAGCCGGTGCGCGCCCTGGGCGCGTACCTGCACGAGCCGGACGGAGCGGTGATCCGCGCGCGGCTGATCGGCGAAGCGGCCCGGATGCTCGATGCCGGAATGATCGACGAGCAGATCGCGTACCTCACCGGCGACGCGGCGCTCACCTCCCCTTTCGTGCAGTCGTTCCGCGTGCGCGAGACCATGCCGGCGCACGTGAAGACGATCAGCCAGGTGTTGCGCGCGCACGACATCGGGCGCCTCGAGATCAAGAAGCGCGGCATGGACATCGACCCCGCCGCGTTCCGGAAGAAGCTGAGCCTGAAGGGCTCGAACGCTGCGACCCTGATCCTCACCAGGACGGCGGCCCGGCGCGTGGCGATCCTCGCCGACCGGGTCTGA